One Peterkaempfera bronchialis DNA window includes the following coding sequences:
- a CDS encoding CDP-alcohol phosphatidyltransferase family protein, whose product MRSISLRITRLMVNTRVTPNSLTYLMMLTGIVAGAALLVPGIAGAVLGALLIQLYLLLDCVDGEVARWRRQTSVTGVYLDRVGHYLAEAALLTGAGLRAADLFHRDGATAHWEWAFIGTVAALGAILIKAETDLVDVARIRSGLPAVQDTASVPRSSGVAKARKAAAALKFHRLVGGVEASLVVLAAGIADAVHGDLLLTRIAVGVLAAIALVQTLLHLASIVLSSRLR is encoded by the coding sequence ATGCGGTCCATCTCCCTGCGGATCACCCGACTGATGGTGAACACCCGGGTCACCCCGAACAGCCTCACCTATCTGATGATGCTCACCGGCATCGTCGCCGGTGCGGCGCTGCTCGTCCCCGGGATCGCCGGGGCCGTCCTCGGCGCCCTGCTGATCCAGCTCTACCTGCTGCTGGACTGCGTGGACGGCGAGGTCGCCCGCTGGCGCCGGCAGACCTCGGTCACCGGCGTCTACCTGGACCGGGTCGGCCACTACCTGGCCGAGGCCGCGCTGCTCACCGGCGCCGGCCTGCGGGCCGCCGACCTCTTCCACCGGGACGGCGCCACTGCGCACTGGGAGTGGGCCTTCATCGGTACGGTGGCCGCCCTCGGCGCCATCCTGATCAAGGCCGAGACCGACCTGGTGGACGTCGCCCGCATCCGCAGCGGCCTGCCGGCCGTCCAGGACACCGCCTCGGTGCCCCGGTCGTCCGGGGTCGCCAAGGCCCGCAAGGCGGCCGCCGCGCTGAAGTTCCACCGGCTGGTGGGCGGTGTGGAGGCATCGCTGGTGGTACTGGCCGCCGGGATCGCCGACGCCGTCCACGGCGACCTGCTGCTCACCCGGATCGCGGTCGGGGTGCTCGCCGCCATCGCGCTGGTCCAGACCCTGCTGCACCTGGCCTCCATCGTCCTCTCCAGCAGGCTGCGGTGA
- a CDS encoding iron-containing alcohol dehydrogenase family protein: MPVLTRLIPSPVVVDIRAGALDDLAAVLADQRLSTSGRMAVAVSGGSGTALRERLEPQLPGADWYSVADGSLDSAVLLAEAMRAGHYDAVVGLGGGKIIDAAKYAAARVGLPMVAVATNLAHDGICSPVSTLDNDAGRGSYGVPNPIGIIVDLDVVRSAPKRFVASGIGDAISNISACADWELSQRVTGEPVDGLAVAMARSAGETLLRHPGTLADDALLTALAEALVLSGIAMNVAGSTRPSSGACHEISHALDLLYPRRSAQHGEQVGLGAAFATFLRGDQESARLIARSLARHGLPVTAKEIGFSDEEFTEAVHYAPQTRPGRFTILEHLDLSPSAIRDAYSDYVQAVNS, encoded by the coding sequence GTGCCGGTACTGACCCGTCTGATCCCGTCGCCGGTCGTCGTCGACATCCGCGCGGGCGCGCTGGACGACCTGGCGGCCGTCCTGGCCGACCAGCGGCTGTCCACCTCGGGCCGGATGGCGGTAGCGGTCAGCGGCGGGTCGGGCACCGCGCTGCGTGAGCGGCTGGAGCCGCAACTGCCCGGCGCCGACTGGTACTCCGTCGCCGACGGCAGCCTGGACTCCGCCGTGCTGCTCGCGGAGGCCATGCGGGCCGGACACTACGACGCGGTGGTCGGACTGGGCGGCGGCAAGATCATCGACGCCGCCAAGTACGCTGCGGCCCGGGTCGGGCTGCCCATGGTGGCGGTGGCCACCAACCTGGCCCACGACGGCATCTGCTCCCCGGTGTCGACCCTCGACAACGACGCGGGGCGCGGCTCCTACGGCGTACCGAACCCGATCGGCATCATCGTCGACCTCGATGTCGTCCGCAGCGCCCCCAAGCGCTTTGTGGCCTCCGGCATCGGCGATGCGATCTCCAACATCTCCGCCTGTGCCGACTGGGAGCTCTCCCAGCGCGTCACCGGCGAACCGGTGGACGGCCTGGCGGTCGCCATGGCCCGCAGCGCGGGCGAGACGCTGCTGCGCCACCCCGGCACCCTGGCGGACGACGCCCTGCTCACCGCCCTTGCCGAGGCGCTGGTGCTCTCCGGCATCGCCATGAACGTCGCCGGCTCCACCCGCCCGTCCTCCGGCGCCTGCCACGAGATCTCGCATGCGCTGGACCTGCTCTACCCCAGGCGCTCGGCCCAGCACGGCGAGCAGGTGGGCCTGGGCGCGGCCTTCGCGACCTTCCTGCGCGGCGATCAGGAGTCCGCCAGGCTGATCGCCCGCAGCCTGGCCCGCCACGGGCTGCCGGTGACCGCCAAGGAGATCGGCTTCTCCGACGAGGAGTTCACCGAGGCGGTCCACTACGCCCCGCAGACCCGGCCGGGCCGCTTCACCATCCTTGAGCACCTTGACCTCTCCCCTTCTGCCATCCGGGACGCGTACTCCGACTATGTCCAAGCCGTCAACAGCTGA
- a CDS encoding phosphocholine cytidylyltransferase family protein codes for MIGLVLAAGAGRRLRPYTDTLPKALVPVDGETTVLDLTLGNFAEVGLRDVAVVVGYRKEAVYDRKAALEKKYGVTLTLVDNDKAEEWNNAYSLWCARDLFAEGLLLANGDTVHPVSVEKTMLEADQRLAAEGSRPGILLALDTVKHLADEEMKVIADAEKGVQRITKLMEPAQATGEYIGITVINPSAAGHLASALQATFERDPQLYYEDGYQEMVDRGLRIDVQPIGEVSWVEIDNHDDLAKAREIACRY; via the coding sequence ATGATCGGCCTCGTTCTGGCCGCAGGAGCCGGCCGCCGCCTGCGGCCGTACACCGACACCCTGCCCAAGGCCCTGGTGCCGGTGGACGGCGAGACGACCGTCCTGGACCTCACCCTCGGCAACTTCGCCGAGGTGGGTCTGCGGGACGTCGCCGTCGTCGTCGGCTACCGCAAGGAGGCCGTATACGACCGCAAGGCCGCACTGGAGAAGAAGTACGGCGTCACCCTCACCCTGGTCGACAACGACAAGGCCGAGGAGTGGAACAACGCCTACTCCCTGTGGTGCGCCCGCGACCTCTTCGCCGAGGGCCTGCTGCTCGCCAACGGCGACACCGTGCACCCGGTCTCGGTCGAGAAGACCATGCTGGAGGCCGACCAGCGGCTCGCCGCCGAGGGCAGCCGGCCCGGCATCCTGCTCGCCCTGGACACGGTGAAGCACCTCGCCGACGAGGAGATGAAGGTGATCGCCGACGCCGAGAAGGGCGTCCAGCGGATCACCAAGCTGATGGAGCCGGCCCAGGCCACCGGCGAGTACATCGGCATCACCGTGATCAACCCCTCCGCCGCCGGGCACCTCGCCTCCGCGCTCCAGGCCACCTTCGAGCGCGACCCGCAGCTCTACTACGAGGACGGCTACCAGGAGATGGTCGACCGCGGCCTGCGGATCGACGTCCAGCCCATCGGCGAGGTCTCCTGGGTGGAGATCGACAACCACGACGACCTCGCCAAGGCCCGGGAGATCGCGTGCCGGTACTGA
- the idi gene encoding isopentenyl-diphosphate Delta-isomerase: MPTSGTTSPATVNGAPGDALPAPEILLELVDDEGRTIGTAEKLSAHQEPGRLHRAFSVFLFDPEGRLLLQRRALGKYHSPGVWSNTCCGHPYPDEQPFVAAARRTSEELGAAPALLREAGTVRYDLPDAASGLIEREWNHLFVGLVNAPLRPDPEEVADAVFVTPQELAALRAERPFSVWFETVFQAALPAIREATGVAW; encoded by the coding sequence ATGCCGACCAGCGGAACGACGAGCCCAGCGACCGTCAACGGCGCTCCGGGCGACGCCCTCCCGGCGCCGGAGATCCTGCTTGAGCTCGTCGACGACGAGGGACGCACCATCGGGACCGCGGAGAAGCTCTCCGCCCACCAGGAGCCCGGCCGGCTGCACCGGGCGTTCTCGGTCTTCCTGTTCGACCCGGAGGGGCGGCTGCTGCTCCAGCGCCGGGCCCTCGGCAAGTACCACTCCCCCGGTGTCTGGTCCAACACCTGCTGCGGCCACCCGTACCCCGACGAGCAGCCGTTTGTGGCGGCCGCGCGCCGCACCTCCGAGGAGCTCGGAGCGGCCCCGGCGCTGCTGCGGGAGGCCGGGACGGTGCGCTACGACCTGCCGGACGCCGCCTCCGGGCTGATCGAGCGGGAGTGGAACCACCTCTTCGTGGGGCTGGTCAACGCCCCGCTGCGGCCGGACCCGGAGGAGGTGGCGGACGCCGTCTTCGTCACCCCGCAGGAGCTGGCGGCGCTCCGCGCCGAGCGGCCGTTCTCGGTCTGGTTCGAGACCGTGTTCCAGGCGGCGCTGCCGGCGATCCGGGAGGCCACCGGCGTCGCGTGGTAG
- a CDS encoding ATP-binding protein: MQIGGGVPAAPRGAGAGPVEGVWRLAAPSRESSVPQARHAVRDLLAAQGLAGQPPYEDLLQGLLLIVSELVTNAVQHAAVLSPQIVVEVVIGGGWVRVSVEDSHPYRPTALQNDHGRTGGRGLLLVKAITQEVGGACDVHRTVSGGKAVWASLPLPAPRPAAYAVPPR; encoded by the coding sequence ATGCAGATCGGCGGGGGCGTACCCGCTGCCCCCCGGGGCGCTGGGGCGGGCCCGGTCGAAGGGGTCTGGCGGTTGGCCGCCCCCTCCCGGGAGTCCTCGGTGCCGCAGGCACGGCACGCGGTGCGCGACCTGCTCGCGGCCCAGGGCCTGGCCGGGCAGCCGCCGTACGAGGACCTGCTCCAGGGGCTGCTGCTGATCGTCTCCGAGCTGGTCACCAACGCCGTGCAGCACGCCGCCGTGCTCTCCCCGCAGATCGTGGTGGAGGTGGTGATCGGCGGGGGCTGGGTGCGGGTCTCCGTCGAGGACAGCCACCCGTACCGGCCCACGGCGCTGCAGAACGACCACGGGCGCACCGGCGGTCGCGGCCTGCTGCTGGTGAAGGCGATCACCCAGGAGGTCGGCGGCGCCTGCGACGTCCACCGTACGGTCAGCGGCGGCAAGGCGGTCTGGGCGTCGCTGCCGCTCCCGGCCCCCCGCCCCGCCGCGTACGCCGTCCCCCCGCGCTAG
- a CDS encoding HdeD family acid-resistance protein has translation MRRRRDKDRVAPEARLHRSFGVLVFLGAVLVLAGIMGLLYTGIATLTSVLLFGCLLLTGGTVGLVHAVHSRRDNFFWLGAAVAAVNLAAGLVMVLHPKTAALGLTLFAALLFLSAGTFRVVGGLAVRGPQLGWTVFLGVLDLLLGALVLAQWPSSSLYTLGLFFSLALLFDGLSLISTGLGGRRVIGMVDEERRRGEADSYLAGRDDARNARIKGARAREAEVRAGGTAGAQPGQRSDRPSPPPMGM, from the coding sequence GTGAGGAGAAGGCGGGACAAGGACCGGGTGGCCCCGGAGGCGCGGTTGCACCGGAGCTTCGGGGTGCTGGTCTTCCTCGGGGCCGTGCTGGTGCTGGCCGGGATCATGGGGCTGCTCTACACCGGGATCGCCACGCTGACCAGCGTGCTGCTCTTCGGTTGCCTGCTGCTGACCGGCGGCACGGTGGGCCTGGTGCACGCGGTGCACTCGCGCAGGGACAACTTCTTCTGGCTGGGCGCCGCCGTGGCGGCGGTCAACCTGGCGGCCGGCCTGGTGATGGTGCTCCATCCGAAGACAGCGGCGCTGGGCCTCACGCTCTTCGCAGCCCTGCTCTTCCTGAGCGCGGGTACCTTCCGGGTGGTCGGCGGCCTGGCGGTGCGCGGGCCCCAGCTGGGCTGGACGGTCTTCCTGGGGGTGCTGGATCTGCTGCTGGGTGCGCTGGTGCTGGCCCAGTGGCCGAGCAGTTCGCTGTACACGCTGGGGCTGTTCTTCTCGCTGGCGCTGCTCTTCGACGGGCTCAGCCTGATCAGTACCGGCCTCGGCGGCCGGCGGGTGATCGGCATGGTGGACGAGGAGCGCCGCAGGGGCGAGGCCGACTCGTACCTCGCCGGGCGGGACGACGCCCGCAATGCGCGGATCAAGGGCGCCCGGGCCCGGGAGGCCGAGGTCCGGGCGGGCGGCACCGCCGGGGCGCAGCCCGGGCAGCGGTCCGACCGCCCCTCTCCGCCGCCGATGGGCATGTGA
- a CDS encoding NB-ARC domain-containing protein, protein MVGFTPNLVGKRVLMVLDDAADHTQVEPLLPGEPGCLVLVTSRRRLEELSNTPQPLALAPLPPRDADTLFLLLSGRTEAEHAEEAVAWITRACGGLPLAIALLAGPPGPSPGLVDRGSGRGLRPPLGRPSGYRGCRGSRVRHVLPGPD, encoded by the coding sequence GTGGTCGGCTTCACCCCGAACCTGGTCGGCAAACGCGTGCTGATGGTGTTGGACGACGCGGCCGACCACACCCAAGTGGAACCGCTGCTGCCAGGGGAGCCGGGCTGCCTGGTCCTGGTCACCAGCCGCCGACGTCTGGAGGAACTCAGCAACACCCCACAGCCGCTGGCCCTGGCCCCGCTCCCGCCCCGGGACGCTGACACGTTGTTCCTGCTCCTGTCCGGGCGCACCGAGGCTGAACATGCGGAGGAGGCGGTCGCCTGGATCACCCGGGCCTGTGGGGGCCTGCCTCTGGCCATCGCCCTGCTGGCCGGCCCGCCTGGCCCATCGCCCGGCTTGGTCGATCGAGGATCTGGCAGAGGACTTCGCCCTCCGCTTGGCCGACCCAGCGGGTACCGGGGATGCCGTGGCAGCCGCGTTCGCCATGTCCTACCGGGACCTGACTGA
- a CDS encoding SDR family oxidoreductase — protein sequence MDLGLSGRTALVCSSTGGLGEAIARALATEGARTVVCGRRGERAGQIAAQLPTAVGVEVDLLAEDGPARLLEATVAAFGPPDVLVLNGPGPKPGPASSLDLAEVDAALDATLRQQLRLVALALPAMRERGWGRILAVGSSGVAAPIPNLALSNLGRAALAGYLKTLAAEVAADGVTVNLLLPGRIETERTAAVDAANAERTGRSLTEVRDASIKDIPAGRYGRPAEFAAVASFLCSTHASYVTGTAMRCDGGYLRSL from the coding sequence ATGGACCTGGGACTTTCGGGGCGCACAGCGCTCGTGTGCTCGTCCACCGGCGGGCTGGGGGAGGCAATCGCCCGGGCGCTGGCCACGGAGGGGGCCAGGACCGTGGTCTGCGGACGGCGCGGGGAACGCGCCGGGCAGATCGCCGCCCAGCTGCCCACTGCCGTGGGTGTCGAGGTGGACCTGCTGGCCGAGGACGGGCCGGCCCGGTTGCTGGAAGCGACGGTCGCGGCCTTCGGTCCCCCTGACGTGCTCGTTCTCAACGGGCCCGGGCCCAAGCCAGGTCCGGCGAGCAGCCTTGATCTGGCCGAGGTGGATGCCGCGCTGGACGCCACGCTGCGCCAGCAGTTGCGCCTGGTCGCGCTGGCACTGCCGGCCATGCGGGAACGGGGCTGGGGCCGCATCCTCGCGGTCGGGTCCAGCGGGGTCGCCGCTCCGATCCCCAACCTGGCGCTCTCCAACCTGGGCCGCGCGGCGCTGGCCGGCTACCTCAAGACCCTGGCCGCCGAGGTCGCCGCGGACGGGGTGACGGTGAACCTCCTGCTGCCCGGACGGATCGAGACCGAGCGCACCGCGGCGGTCGATGCCGCCAACGCCGAGCGCACCGGCCGCAGCCTCACCGAGGTACGGGATGCCTCGATCAAGGACATTCCCGCAGGTCGCTACGGTCGACCTGCGGAGTTCGCCGCAGTCGCCTCCTTCCTGTGCAGCACGCACGCCTCCTATGTGACCGGCACCGCGATGCGCTGTGACGGCGGCTATCTCCGCAGCCTGTGA
- a CDS encoding helix-turn-helix domain-containing protein produces the protein MPTTSDLEVAAWRPPVCGIREVFHAHITNHVYPMHTHDSWTLLIVDDGIVRFDVERHEYGALNHLVTILPPQVAHNGDSVSPDGFRKRVLYLDPALLGSELIGAAADQPVISDPVLRQRIHLLHTALDGSGEPLEAESRLDFIVERLHGHLAGTLRNPRPTAAPGVARRLRDLLDARLVEGITLAEASELFQTHPTHLVRAFTKEFGVAPHQYLTGRRVDKARELLLEGMTPGLVAAATGFYDQSHFTRHFKNTLGTSPGRYARSATGSTSAPGISRRRLSGDSSTPQSTKTADPTVETHRV, from the coding sequence ATGCCCACGACTAGTGATCTGGAGGTCGCCGCCTGGCGGCCGCCCGTATGTGGCATCAGAGAAGTTTTCCATGCGCACATAACGAACCATGTCTACCCCATGCACACGCATGACTCATGGACGCTCCTCATTGTCGACGACGGCATTGTCCGTTTCGACGTGGAACGCCATGAGTACGGCGCTCTGAATCACCTCGTCACGATCCTTCCGCCGCAGGTCGCGCACAACGGGGATTCGGTCTCCCCGGACGGATTCCGGAAACGGGTGCTCTATCTGGACCCCGCCCTGCTGGGCAGTGAACTCATCGGGGCCGCCGCGGACCAGCCGGTCATCTCGGACCCCGTGCTGCGGCAGCGAATCCACCTACTGCACACCGCCCTGGACGGAAGTGGCGAGCCGCTGGAGGCCGAGAGCAGGCTGGACTTCATCGTCGAACGCCTGCACGGACACCTTGCGGGAACGCTGCGGAACCCACGGCCGACGGCCGCCCCGGGAGTCGCCCGGCGTCTTCGCGACCTGCTCGACGCGCGGCTGGTGGAAGGCATCACGCTGGCGGAGGCCTCGGAGTTGTTCCAGACCCACCCCACGCATCTGGTCCGCGCCTTCACCAAGGAGTTCGGCGTGGCCCCTCATCAGTACCTGACGGGCCGAAGGGTGGACAAGGCACGTGAACTGCTCCTGGAGGGCATGACGCCGGGCCTCGTCGCGGCGGCCACCGGCTTCTACGACCAGTCGCACTTCACCCGCCACTTCAAGAACACCCTCGGTACCAGCCCGGGCCGCTACGCCCGGTCCGCCACCGGCTCGACCTCGGCACCGGGCATCTCCCGCAGGCGGCTGAGCGGAGACAGCAGCACTCCGCAGAGCACGAAGACCGCCGATCCGACCGTCGAGACCCACAGGGTCTGA
- a CDS encoding thioesterase domain-containing protein, translating to MSADRLLPFGGDDAGLPPLYCVHSASGSAYTYLPLVGLLGGRPVVGIEVPGYDGDGLPPTDLCELAEDYVRAVEEDCAGRELCLLGWSMGGAVAYTMAHRLRARGCRVALVVLVDALLHHAEPVPPREVVLARFAVNLLAEAGNGQSEQHVADALREWPSAAPTGDAWRLLHRAGLISEDLDAETLDRLFEVFRRNVEALHGYRPEPGYPGPVLVVEAEESPRGPLRWTDAAQDVRTVTVPGDHFSMWRGAGLEALGAAVRDALHEVSAARP from the coding sequence GTGTCGGCTGACCGCCTCCTGCCGTTCGGCGGGGACGACGCCGGGCTGCCGCCGCTGTACTGCGTGCACTCCGCCTCCGGCTCCGCCTACACCTACCTGCCGCTGGTCGGCCTCCTCGGCGGTCGGCCGGTCGTCGGCATCGAGGTGCCCGGATATGACGGCGACGGCCTGCCGCCCACCGATCTGTGCGAGCTCGCTGAGGACTACGTCCGCGCGGTGGAAGAGGACTGTGCGGGACGGGAGTTGTGCCTGCTCGGCTGGTCGATGGGCGGCGCGGTCGCCTACACCATGGCCCACCGGCTGCGGGCCCGGGGATGTCGGGTGGCGCTCGTGGTGCTGGTCGACGCCCTGCTGCACCATGCCGAACCGGTCCCGCCGAGGGAGGTGGTCCTGGCCAGGTTCGCCGTCAACCTGCTGGCCGAGGCCGGGAACGGACAGAGCGAGCAGCACGTGGCCGACGCGCTGCGGGAGTGGCCGTCGGCCGCGCCGACCGGGGACGCCTGGCGTCTGCTCCATCGGGCGGGCCTGATCTCCGAAGACCTGGACGCCGAGACCCTGGACCGCCTGTTCGAGGTCTTCCGGCGGAACGTCGAGGCCCTGCACGGGTACCGGCCCGAGCCCGGCTACCCCGGACCGGTGCTGGTGGTCGAGGCCGAGGAGTCGCCGCGCGGTCCGCTGCGGTGGACCGATGCGGCGCAGGACGTGCGCACCGTCACCGTGCCCGGCGACCACTTCTCGATGTGGCGCGGAGCCGGCCTGGAGGCTCTGGGCGCAGCGGTCCGGGACGCGCTGCACGAGGTGTCCGCCGCGCGACCGTAA
- a CDS encoding non-ribosomal peptide synthetase yields the protein MASEQVPLSVGQEQLWFLEQLTPGLATYNVAVAHRIRGPLDGTALAAALTELVRRHESLRGTVSTVDGTPGMVFTPPSAVDLPVGHLTDATPEAREAQLAKELQEHVRQSFDLVRGPLYRFRLFRLSADEHVLSLVFHHLVTDGWSTSLLLRQLQDGYAAALRGDGPAGGAGDRAADAPPPVRFADFAAEQRAALDNGGLEEQLGYWQEQLDGVTPLELPADRPRPAEPSFAAGTTRSELPPDLLVAARALAEAEGASLFMVLTAALTVVLGRYTGQQDVSLGTAALGRTDPDLEEVVGYFTNMVVLRAGLQDDPAFDELLSRLSDVLLDAYDNQDVPFERVVDRLRPHRDPGRNPLFGVCAQFLTEQTSGTTMDLPGLTTEAVDLPSLGARFDLALTFVESADRLQVGVEYAADLFDGWRIEALVRHLAQVLRAACADPAQRVSQLTLLDDTEAQELFAAGIGEMLSHADEPVHAAIARRALEQPDRIAAMYEGESLTYQQLERRAFELAAFLRDRGVRHGQVVGVAMERDLDALVALLGVLKSGAAYAVLDPSHPVGRLEYILKDTAAPIVLTQRRVRERIPESADWSIVEVDQERGAIAKAGAESEGWAEEAGRDSLAYVIYTSGSTGQPKGVLLEHRALQSFIASYRRVFDLQPDDRMLQLAALAFDMSQGEIFAGLTAGAALVLVDKEAGTSPDALAALMRAREVTYICMSPAMLALVEGGPYPKLRKIMAGGEAVPAEMVAKWNLPGRRLINCYGPTEAAVGCTSYECPHEPARSAPPIGAPFTDRRMYVVDKADRLVPRGIAGELLIGGAEGLARGYLNRPDLTAAAFTEDPFHPGGRVYRSGDLVRWNRDYQLEFLGRGDGQVKLRGLRIELEEIESALMSHPDVGVGAVALRQDRRGEKRLVGYASPAGDRVPDAAELRAHLAERLPEYMIPTAWVVLDSLPLTTARKVDRKALPDPVEADPEEDYVAPQGPTEQAVARIYAEVLEVERVSAAVAFFAAGGNSLQAMRVVSRIGKEFGVKIRLRAMFADATTRSISAEVDRLVAAKAAGAKAGPGRVG from the coding sequence ATGGCGTCGGAACAGGTGCCGCTGTCGGTCGGGCAGGAGCAGCTCTGGTTCCTGGAGCAGTTGACTCCCGGGCTCGCGACGTACAACGTCGCGGTCGCCCACCGGATTCGCGGGCCGCTGGACGGCACGGCGCTCGCCGCGGCACTGACCGAGCTCGTGCGGCGGCACGAGTCGCTGCGTGGAACGGTGTCCACGGTGGACGGGACGCCGGGGATGGTGTTCACCCCGCCGTCGGCGGTGGACCTGCCGGTCGGCCACCTGACCGACGCAACCCCCGAAGCCCGCGAGGCCCAGCTCGCGAAGGAGCTCCAGGAGCACGTCCGCCAGTCCTTCGACCTGGTGCGCGGCCCGCTGTACCGGTTCAGGCTGTTCCGTCTCTCGGCGGACGAGCATGTGCTGTCGCTCGTCTTCCACCACCTCGTCACCGACGGCTGGTCGACCAGCCTGCTGCTCAGGCAGCTCCAGGACGGCTACGCCGCGGCGCTCCGGGGCGACGGACCGGCCGGCGGGGCAGGTGACCGGGCGGCGGACGCCCCGCCGCCGGTCCGCTTCGCGGACTTCGCCGCCGAGCAGCGCGCCGCTCTCGACAACGGCGGCCTGGAAGAGCAACTCGGCTACTGGCAGGAGCAGCTGGATGGCGTCACGCCGCTGGAGCTGCCGGCCGACCGGCCGCGCCCGGCCGAACCGAGCTTCGCCGCCGGCACCACGCGGAGCGAGCTGCCGCCGGACCTGCTGGTGGCGGCGCGCGCGCTCGCCGAGGCCGAAGGCGCGTCGCTGTTCATGGTCCTGACCGCCGCGCTGACCGTGGTCCTGGGCCGGTACACCGGCCAGCAGGACGTCTCGCTCGGCACCGCTGCGCTCGGTCGGACCGATCCGGATCTCGAAGAGGTGGTCGGGTACTTCACCAACATGGTGGTACTCCGGGCCGGCCTCCAGGACGATCCCGCCTTCGACGAACTGCTGTCCCGGCTCTCCGACGTCCTGCTCGACGCCTACGACAACCAGGACGTGCCCTTCGAACGGGTCGTCGACCGGCTTCGGCCGCACCGCGATCCCGGCCGCAACCCGTTGTTCGGCGTCTGCGCCCAGTTCCTGACCGAGCAGACCTCCGGCACGACGATGGACCTCCCGGGGCTGACCACGGAAGCGGTCGACCTCCCGTCGCTCGGTGCACGCTTCGACCTGGCGCTGACCTTCGTGGAGTCGGCCGACCGGCTCCAGGTGGGTGTCGAATACGCTGCGGACCTCTTCGACGGCTGGCGGATCGAGGCACTCGTCCGGCATCTGGCACAGGTGCTGAGGGCGGCCTGCGCGGACCCCGCCCAGCGGGTGTCGCAGCTGACGCTGCTCGACGACACGGAGGCCCAGGAGCTCTTCGCCGCCGGGATCGGCGAGATGCTCTCCCACGCGGACGAGCCGGTGCACGCCGCAATCGCCCGGCGCGCGCTGGAGCAGCCGGACCGCATCGCCGCGATGTACGAGGGCGAGAGCCTGACCTACCAGCAGCTGGAGCGCCGGGCGTTCGAGCTCGCCGCCTTCCTGCGCGACCGGGGGGTGCGGCACGGGCAGGTCGTCGGGGTGGCGATGGAGCGCGACCTGGACGCGCTCGTCGCGCTGCTCGGCGTGCTGAAGTCCGGGGCGGCGTACGCAGTCCTGGACCCCTCGCACCCGGTGGGCCGACTCGAGTACATCCTCAAGGACACCGCGGCGCCGATCGTGCTGACCCAGCGCCGGGTGCGCGAGCGCATACCCGAGTCGGCGGACTGGTCGATCGTCGAGGTCGACCAGGAGCGGGGGGCCATCGCCAAGGCGGGAGCCGAGTCCGAGGGCTGGGCCGAGGAGGCCGGCCGCGACTCGCTCGCCTATGTCATCTACACCTCCGGCTCGACCGGCCAGCCCAAGGGAGTTCTCCTCGAACACCGGGCGCTCCAGTCGTTCATCGCCTCCTACCGGCGTGTGTTCGACCTCCAGCCGGATGACCGGATGCTCCAGCTGGCCGCGCTGGCCTTCGACATGTCGCAGGGCGAGATCTTCGCCGGCCTCACCGCCGGGGCGGCCCTGGTCCTGGTCGACAAGGAGGCCGGCACCTCGCCCGACGCGCTCGCGGCGCTCATGCGGGCGCGGGAGGTCACCTACATCTGCATGTCGCCGGCGATGCTCGCACTGGTCGAGGGCGGACCCTACCCCAAGCTGCGGAAGATCATGGCGGGCGGCGAGGCGGTTCCGGCCGAGATGGTCGCCAAGTGGAACCTGCCGGGGCGTCGGCTGATCAACTGCTACGGGCCCACCGAAGCCGCGGTCGGCTGCACCTCCTACGAGTGCCCCCACGAGCCGGCCCGCAGCGCGCCGCCGATCGGCGCCCCGTTCACCGACCGCCGCATGTACGTGGTCGACAAGGCCGACCGGCTCGTCCCCCGCGGTATCGCCGGGGAACTGCTCATCGGCGGTGCGGAGGGCCTCGCCCGCGGCTACCTCAACCGGCCGGACCTGACCGCCGCGGCGTTCACCGAGGACCCGTTCCACCCCGGCGGCCGGGTCTACCGAAGCGGCGACCTCGTCCGCTGGAACCGCGACTACCAGCTGGAGTTCCTCGGTCGCGGCGACGGCCAGGTGAAGCTGCGGGGCCTGCGCATCGAGCTGGAGGAGATCGAGTCCGCGCTGATGTCGCACCCGGACGTGGGTGTCGGCGCGGTGGCGCTGCGGCAGGACCGGCGCGGTGAGAAGCGCCTGGTCGGCTACGCGTCGCCGGCCGGCGACCGCGTTCCGGACGCGGCCGAACTGCGCGCCCACCTGGCCGAGCGGCTGCCCGAGTACATGATCCCGACCGCGTGGGTGGTGCTGGACAGTCTGCCGCTCACCACGGCACGGAAGGTGGACCGCAAGGCCCTGCCGGACCCGGTCGAGGCCGACCCCGAGGAGGACTACGTCGCCCCGCAGGGGCCGACGGAGCAGGCGGTCGCGCGGATCTACGCCGAGGTGCTGGAGGTCGAGCGGGTGAGCGCGGCGGTGGCGTTCTTCGCGGCCGGCGGCAATTCGCTGCAGGCGATGCGGGTCGTCAGCCGTATCGGCAAGGAGTTCGGGGTGAAGATCCGGCTGCGGGCGATGTTTGCCGACGCCACCACACGTTCGATCTCGGCGGAGGTCGACCGGCTGGTGGCGGCGAAGGCGGCGGGTGCCAAGGCGGGGCCCGGCCGTGTCGGCTGA